The genomic region TACAGGTTTAATTGAGTGATGTTAGACAAAAAGGATTCAAAGGtcataaaaagaaatatttacaaaaaaCAACCTTGGTATAGGTTTGTGAACATTTTCGCCACACACACACTGGTATGGATTGTTCAAATCAGTAGCTTTCACAGAGCACTTTGTGCATCCATAGTAAAACCAACCATGCTTGGATACATAAAATTTCGTGGTAGTTCCAACAGTAACACATAACATgtcctaaaaaataaaaataaagcattACAGATAGATATAGATACTTGTTAACAACTTGAAAAATCATTTACGAATTTAAGAGTCATACTTGTTTGATTTTGCAGAATTGACCCAAAGGAATGCACTTTGCCTTATGAACAAATTTTTCAAGTGTTGTAAAACTGGGATCCACCAGACCAAAGAGACATGGATTTGGCAGATTGCGATGGCTTTTGGGATTGTTCATTTGCAGGCAACCTAGGAATATTATAATAAATCCATGATATAATTTGGAatcaaaatgaaaaaactaaTTGAAAACAAAAGACTGCCTAATGTAAATACTTTgacaaaaactcagaaatctCCTGGATGTCTTCGTTGATTAGCAGCTTTGAACCACTCCATGCATTGGATActgattgaagaaaaaaaaaagattacaaCATAGTTGAAAAAATGTGATAAGGCAACagcagaaaaaaataaaataaaagcaaacccTGAGAATCCTTGATCATTGCATGGGTTAGTATGATGACGATAGCACCCGTGTTTGTTGGATCATTATAATATTCCAAAAACTTAATACCATAGCTCTCCCATAAGGTGCAGTTAATGATGTCGCCGCTGAAATTTTAAACAAATAACTGGGTTAAGAAAGATCTACTTTGAATCATAATAATCGAAAAATACATACTGAAAGAGGATTAATGGTAACAAATGTACCTCAAATCTTTGATACTGAGGGCCACAAATGTCTTCTTTCCTGGAGTGTTTGATTGCATATTGTTTATCTCATGTACAACGCCTATAATATCTGCAAAAGAGATCAAGTATGGCAAATGTTATAAGTAAATGGATCCTTATAAGAATAAAAGGGTGCTTAATATTTTTTTCTACCTTCAAGCCTGTTAAGATGACATTTTCCAGCATTGATTTCGCAAAACTTTTTGAAATAATACTTCAGAGGAGGCATATTTTGTAAATCCATTTGTTTCATGGTCGTACCACCAAGGAACACGAATTTCTTTGAATGGTCACACAGCTTCCACTGGAAATCGTTATCAAATACAGTCCCGTTGTTGATTATGCAAGTCATATTCTCTTGA from Vicia villosa cultivar HV-30 ecotype Madison, WI unplaced genomic scaffold, Vvil1.0 ctg.002327F_1_1, whole genome shotgun sequence harbors:
- the LOC131638567 gene encoding uncharacterized protein LOC131638567, encoding NMSRKFDCIRDISDRKETWRLAVRIIDVWSVVNSKGAEHLEMVIMDAAGDRIQVLIRADHTDKWKPRIQENMTCIINNGTVFDNDFQWKLCDHSKKFVFLGGTTMKQMDLQNMPPLKYYFKKFCEINAGKCHLNRLEDIIGVVHEINNMQSNTPGKKTFVALSIKDLSGDIINCTLWESYGIKFLEYYNDPTNTGAIVIILTHAMIKDSQGLLLFYFFLLLPYHIFSTML